From the Chitinophaga lutea genome, the window TGAGCAGCGTGTCCTGCTCCGGCTCGCGGAGAAACTGGATATCGACTTTCCCGCCGGCCTTTCTTTTTTCGCGCACAAGCTCGCCGGTATCCCATAACAGTTCGTCGATGCGTACGGGGGTAAATACAAACTCCTGCCGGTTGAGCTCCGATTGCGCGAGCTGCAGCAGGCCGTTGGTGAGGTCGGACAGCCCTTCCGCATCTTCCAGTACCGATTGCAGCACGGCCTGGTACTCCTCCCCGCTCCTGTTTTTAGCGAGCGTTACCTGCAACTGGCTGATGATGGAGGCCAGCGGCGTGCGTAGTTCATGCGAGGCGTTGCTGACGAAACTTTTCTGCAGGTCGAACGAATGGCTCAGCCGCTGCAGCATGGTGTTGAAGTTGGCGCCCAGTTGAGCTATTTCATCTTTGCCCTTTACGGCCACGCGTGTGTTTTGCAGGTTATTGGCGTTGATCTGATCGGCCTGATCCACGAGGCGGTCGATCGGCTGCATCATTTTGCGCGCAAAAAAGTACCCGATGCCCACCAATAGCACCACGGCCGCCGCGAGCTCTATCAGCAGGATGCGGCTGAGGTTCTGGAGGTTCTGGAAACCGTATTTGTCGAACGACGACACCAGCACCAGCACAGACATGTTGCCTTCGCGGTAATAAATCCCCACGGTTTCGCCGCCGCTGTCGTTGTGATTGTATTGTTTGTGCTCCCTGATGTGCTCCAGGAGCTGGCGCGGCGTGCGCACGGCCGTATCGAGGAGGTTGGTGTACAGCAGCTCGTAGCTGTCGCTGTATACGAGAATGCTTTCGCGGTAGAGATCCTGGAAAGTGGTTTTATCGAGTTTTCGCAGCAGCCCTATCTGTACCTGGTCGTTCTCGATGATCACGCTGCCGATGGAGCGGGCGCGGTATTCCAGCCGGTCGAGGTACTCGGCGCGGCGCGATTGGCCGGAGAAATAATACGCCAGCACGGCGAAGGCGATCAGCAGGAAAGCCGCGGAGAGCGTATAATAGAGAGCTATTTTGTATTTTATCTTCATTCGTCGGCCAGGTAGTATCCCATTCCGGTTTTGGTATGCAATAGTTTCCGGTCAAAATCCTTGTCGATTTTTTTGCGGAGGAAGTTGATGTACACCTCGATGACATTGGTGCCCGTGTCGAAGTCGATGTTCCAGACCCTTTCCGCGATCGTCATTTTGGAGATCACTTTGCCTTTCTGCAGGGCCAGCAGCTCAAGCAGCTGGAATTCTTTGGCGGTGAGGGGGATTTTTTTGCCGCCGCGCCACACTTCTTTCCGTTCGCGGTCTATTTCCAGGTCGGCTATCGTGAGTTTGAAACGCTGGTCGGGCACCACGTCTGCCCCGGCCCTTTTGAGGAATACGCGGATGCGGGCCAGCAGTTCGCGGAAGTCGAAGGGTTTCACCAGGTAATCGTCTGCCCCCAGTTCGAAGGCCTGCATTTTATCGTCCATCCCACCCAGTGCGGTGAGCATGATGACCGGCACTTTCGCGTTACGGCGGCGGATGACTTCACATATTTCGTAGCCGTTGTGGTGGGGCAGGTTCAGGTCGAGTATCACGAGGTCGAAATCCTGCCCTGCGGCGAGGCTTTTGCCCATGCGGCCGTCGTACGCCACCTCCACTTCAAAGCCGTTCTCTTCCAGCCCCTTCTTTACTGCATTGGCTACTTTTACTTCATCTTCGACAATCAGGATCCTTTGCATATTGCTAATCTAGGAAATTCATTTCGTATGCTTGCGGTTTGGCAGCACATTCTCCCGCGTCCAGGTGATTTTGCGGGTAAAGGGCTCGCTGCGCACCGGGCATTCGGTCAGCTGGCAATGCCGGCAGCTGGCGGGCACACAGGGGTCCATATGGATGAAGAATTCCACTTCGCCCGGACCCAGTTCACGGTTCACCAGCAACTCTATCTCTTTCACGGCATCGTGCGCCTGTTCGAGCGACAGGTAATATGGCAGCGTTACATGGCAGTCGATATGATAATTGTGCCCGTATTGCTGCACGCGCATATTATGCACGTCGATCCAGGCGGCCTGGCGGTGTTCGTTGAGGATGCCGATCACGCGGTCCACCACCTTCATATCCGTTTCATCCATCAGGCCGGAGATGGATTGCCGCATCAGCTGGTATCCCTTGCGTAAAATCAGCACACCGATAACGGCCGACGCCACGGGGTCTATCCAGGTCTGGCCGGTAAAATACAGGATCACGAGGGCGATGATCAGCGCGGCGGAACTGTACACATCGGTCAGGATATGCTGTCCGTTGCCGGTGAGGGTGATGGACTGAAGGCGTTTAC encodes:
- a CDS encoding cation diffusion facilitator family transporter; its protein translation is MIRKELRIILLSLGISLLLTIAKFLAFFLTSSVAILSDALESIINVVAGGFACYSIYLSGKPKDENHPYGHGKVEFFSIGFEGAMIFIAGILILFKAVQFFILKPGLQRIDSGIWMIGATAFINLLLGLYLTRSGKRLQSITLTGNGQHILTDVYSSAALIIALVILYFTGQTWIDPVASAVIGVLILRKGYQLMRQSISGLMDETDMKVVDRVIGILNEHRQAAWIDVHNMRVQQYGHNYHIDCHVTLPYYLSLEQAHDAVKEIELLVNRELGPGEVEFFIHMDPCVPASCRHCQLTECPVRSEPFTRKITWTRENVLPNRKHTK
- a CDS encoding sensor histidine kinase, whose translation is MKIKYKIALYYTLSAAFLLIAFAVLAYYFSGQSRRAEYLDRLEYRARSIGSVIIENDQVQIGLLRKLDKTTFQDLYRESILVYSDSYELLYTNLLDTAVRTPRQLLEHIREHKQYNHNDSGGETVGIYYREGNMSVLVLVSSFDKYGFQNLQNLSRILLIELAAAVVLLVGIGYFFARKMMQPIDRLVDQADQINANNLQNTRVAVKGKDEIAQLGANFNTMLQRLSHSFDLQKSFVSNASHELRTPLASIISQLQVTLAKNRSGEEYQAVLQSVLEDAEGLSDLTNGLLQLAQSELNRQEFVFTPVRIDELLWDTGELVREKRKAGGKVDIQFLREPEQDTLLTCNGNESLLKVLFINLADNACKFSPDHTARISIDFDAKHILVRVQNQGEGIPASEADKIFEPFYRGSNALQTRGHGLGLSICKKIVQLHEGELQLEATVEGTTMLVKLPHEQGT
- a CDS encoding response regulator produces the protein MQRILIVEDEVKVANAVKKGLEENGFEVEVAYDGRMGKSLAAGQDFDLVILDLNLPHHNGYEICEVIRRRNAKVPVIMLTALGGMDDKMQAFELGADDYLVKPFDFRELLARIRVFLKRAGADVVPDQRFKLTIADLEIDRERKEVWRGGKKIPLTAKEFQLLELLALQKGKVISKMTIAERVWNIDFDTGTNVIEVYINFLRKKIDKDFDRKLLHTKTGMGYYLADE